One Aureibacillus halotolerans genomic region harbors:
- the argF gene encoding ornithine carbamoyltransferase: MTMQHSKGVSLDAKDFLTLKTLTPEQLQQLIDLGIHLKQLVQTNQPHPYLTGKTLAMIFEKSSTRTRVSFEVGMAQLGGHALNLSSDNLQMGRGETVQDTAKVFSEYVDAIMIRTYSHAMVEELAANATVPVINGLTDDYHPCQVLADLMTLVELKGSLIGKKLAYVGDGNNMAHSLMIGCAKMGMTCAIASPEGYMPKEEIVQTAKGIAGETGGSIIITNEPREAVEAADAVYTDVWASMGWESEQAEREIAFKDFQVNDELVKYAASDYTFLHCLPAHRGEEVTASVLDGSHSYVFQEAGNRLHAQKALLLSLLQSS; the protein is encoded by the coding sequence ATGACAATGCAACATAGTAAAGGTGTTTCTTTAGACGCAAAGGATTTTCTTACATTAAAAACGTTGACCCCTGAACAATTACAACAATTGATCGACCTAGGCATTCATCTAAAGCAACTCGTTCAAACGAACCAACCACACCCGTACTTAACGGGGAAAACATTGGCGATGATTTTCGAAAAGTCCTCAACTAGAACGAGAGTGTCCTTCGAGGTAGGCATGGCTCAGCTTGGTGGTCATGCGCTAAACCTAAGCAGTGACAATCTGCAAATGGGACGTGGGGAGACTGTCCAAGATACGGCAAAAGTGTTTAGTGAGTACGTAGATGCCATTATGATTCGAACATATAGCCATGCTATGGTTGAAGAGTTGGCGGCAAATGCGACCGTACCTGTGATTAATGGACTCACAGATGACTATCATCCGTGCCAAGTTCTTGCAGACCTTATGACGCTCGTGGAACTAAAAGGAAGTCTAATTGGAAAAAAACTAGCGTATGTAGGCGATGGGAATAATATGGCGCATTCATTAATGATCGGTTGTGCGAAAATGGGCATGACTTGTGCCATTGCCTCACCTGAAGGTTATATGCCTAAGGAAGAAATCGTACAAACGGCAAAAGGCATTGCTGGAGAAACAGGTGGTTCAATCATCATTACGAACGAACCAAGAGAAGCTGTTGAAGCGGCGGATGCTGTGTATACAGATGTATGGGCAAGCATGGGCTGGGAAAGTGAGCAGGCAGAGCGTGAAATTGCATTTAAGGACTTCCAAGTAAACGATGAGCTAGTGAAGTACGCTGCATCTGATTACACGTTCTTGCATTGCTTGCCTGCACATAGAGGCGAAGAAGTGACGGCTAGTGTCCTTGATGGGTCACATTCCTATGTATTTCAAGAGGCTGGAAACCGTCTCCACGCACAGAAAGCATTGTTGCTTTCATTGCTGCAATCGTCGTAG
- a CDS encoding YjzC family protein produces the protein MLMGQSHQFSSGDKAPNNGIYVEIGETGSTVNAPQSVKLNAGERFPDTTNQNRKWTYKRKP, from the coding sequence ATTCTAATGGGACAAAGTCATCAGTTTTCGTCAGGAGATAAAGCACCAAACAACGGTATCTATGTGGAGATTGGCGAAACAGGTAGTACAGTGAACGCTCCTCAATCTGTAAAGCTTAATGCTGGGGAACGATTTCCAGATACAACTAATCAAAACCGTAAATGGACATACAAACGCAAGCCCTAA
- a CDS encoding YjzD family protein, protein MHYFWSIIWSFLLAQMLVFVVGNMSGVPYTLSNGLIAGVFMSVLVLLIGAATSDSEVADTEH, encoded by the coding sequence ATGCATTACTTTTGGTCCATCATTTGGTCATTTTTGCTGGCGCAAATGCTCGTATTCGTAGTAGGAAACATGTCAGGAGTTCCTTATACGTTATCCAATGGCTTGATTGCTGGCGTTTTCATGTCAGTCCTCGTTTTATTGATTGGTGCAGCTACAAGCGATTCTGAGGTTGCAGACACGGAACATTAA
- a CDS encoding BMP family ABC transporter substrate-binding protein, whose product MRFALAIVAACLIIILTGCQTSMQSSLKIGLLVPGTITDQTWGNQGYQALMHLHADENAEVFYKEGMSEKEDVLKALKEFKQEGVSLVFAHGSEYHSLLQDTYQTFPSMHFVTFNGFSDAENVTNIQFNSHAMGFFAGMVAAGTSETNKIGVIAAYDWQPEVNGFYEGAILQNEMANVLVRFTYDWDDTTKALTILDRMIDEGVDVVYPAGDSFSVPVIDQVKEQNRYAIGYISDQSDLGERTVLTSTEQNLKNVYTMTVHMYKEETLEAGTISVGFGEGAIEMGPFSPEVPDSLKEKVQAAIVKYKDTGVLPKDK is encoded by the coding sequence ATGCGATTCGCTCTTGCGATTGTTGCAGCCTGCTTGATCATCATACTTACGGGGTGTCAGACCTCGATGCAATCTTCTCTAAAAATAGGGTTACTTGTCCCCGGAACGATTACTGATCAAACCTGGGGAAACCAAGGCTATCAAGCGCTAATGCATTTACACGCAGACGAAAACGCAGAAGTATTTTATAAAGAGGGAATGTCTGAGAAAGAAGACGTCCTTAAGGCGTTAAAGGAATTTAAGCAAGAAGGGGTTTCTCTTGTTTTTGCACACGGAAGCGAGTACCATTCATTGCTTCAAGATACATATCAAACGTTTCCATCTATGCATTTTGTCACTTTTAATGGGTTTTCTGATGCTGAAAATGTCACAAACATTCAATTTAATTCTCATGCCATGGGGTTTTTTGCTGGCATGGTGGCAGCGGGGACATCAGAGACAAATAAAATCGGCGTTATTGCAGCCTATGACTGGCAGCCGGAAGTGAATGGCTTTTATGAAGGGGCTATCCTCCAAAATGAAATGGCCAACGTATTAGTTCGTTTTACGTATGATTGGGACGACACAACAAAGGCATTGACTATTTTGGATCGCATGATTGACGAAGGTGTAGATGTCGTTTACCCAGCTGGTGATTCATTTAGCGTACCGGTGATTGATCAAGTCAAAGAACAAAACCGTTACGCGATTGGGTACATCTCTGATCAAAGTGATTTAGGTGAAAGAACCGTTTTAACGAGCACGGAACAAAATTTGAAAAACGTGTACACGATGACTGTTCACATGTATAAAGAAGAGACGTTAGAAGCAGGAACGATTTCAGTTGGATTTGGAGAGGGCGCCATTGAGATGGGCCCATTTAGCCCAGAGGTACCCGACAGCTTGAAAGAAAAAGTACAAGCTGCCATTGTAAAATATAAGGACACTGGGGTATTGCCGAAAGATAAATAA
- a CDS encoding beta-ketoacyl-ACP synthase III, whose product MNTGILGIGKYLPERVLTNSDLEKIVETSDEWIVSRTGIKERRIASEEETTAQMGANAALKALSEANLSADDIDMILVATVTPDRNFPSCACDIQEIIGAKRAVCMDISAACSGFMYGMVTAQQFISNGVYKHILLVGSEKLSRITDWTDRNTCVLFGDGAGAAVLGEVPEDRGILSFELGSDGSGGKHLYEDNDKIFMNGREVFKFAVRQMGESALSAIEKAGLQKEDVGFLIPHQANIRIMEASRERLELPLEKMATTVSKYGNTSSSSIPIALAEEWENGNIQDGDVLVLVGFGGGLTWGSVALKWGK is encoded by the coding sequence ATGAATACTGGTATTTTAGGTATTGGAAAATATTTACCAGAACGTGTGTTAACAAATAGTGACCTTGAGAAGATCGTTGAAACGTCTGATGAATGGATCGTGTCAAGAACGGGGATTAAAGAAAGACGTATTGCTTCCGAAGAGGAAACCACAGCCCAAATGGGTGCCAATGCGGCATTGAAAGCCCTTTCTGAAGCCAATTTATCTGCTGATGATATTGATATGATTCTCGTGGCAACGGTCACACCAGACCGTAATTTTCCATCTTGCGCATGCGACATTCAAGAAATTATTGGTGCCAAGCGTGCTGTGTGTATGGACATTAGTGCAGCCTGTTCCGGCTTTATGTATGGGATGGTCACGGCACAGCAGTTCATTTCTAATGGTGTATATAAACATATTCTCCTCGTAGGTTCAGAAAAACTCTCGCGCATTACCGATTGGACGGATCGAAACACTTGTGTCCTTTTTGGTGACGGTGCTGGCGCTGCTGTTCTTGGAGAGGTTCCTGAAGATCGCGGCATTTTATCGTTTGAGCTTGGCTCAGATGGGTCAGGAGGCAAGCATCTTTACGAGGATAATGATAAAATCTTTATGAATGGTCGTGAAGTATTTAAATTTGCCGTTCGTCAAATGGGAGAATCAGCGTTATCAGCAATTGAAAAAGCTGGTTTACAAAAAGAAGATGTGGGCTTTCTTATTCCGCATCAAGCAAACATACGCATCATGGAAGCGTCTAGAGAGCGTCTTGAACTTCCACTAGAAAAAATGGCAACCACTGTGAGTAAATACGGGAATACCTCATCCTCCTCGATTCCAATTGCGCTTGCAGAGGAATGGGAGAATGGAAATATCCAGGATGGTGATGTCCTCGTATTAGTGGGATTTGGCGGAGGATTAACGTGGGGATCTGTCGCATTAAAATGGGGAAAATAA
- the fabF gene encoding beta-ketoacyl-ACP synthase II, which yields MEKKRVVVTGMGALTPLGNNVKDTWEGVVKGESGIGLSTRVDAEQFAAKVAGELKDFDLSAYMDAKEARRMDRFTQYAVAAAKMAVDDANLTIDESNAERVGVWIGSGIGGIETFEQQYDLFKTRGPRRVSPFFIPMLIPDMGAGQVSIMLGAKGINSCSVTACATGANSIGDAMKVIARGDADVMITGGAEAPLTNMAFAGFTANKALSSNPDPETACRPFDAERDGFVMGEGAGILVLESLESAQKRNARIYAEITGYGATGDAYHITAPAPGGEGAARAMRQALQDAGLSPEEVDYINAHGTSTGLNDKFESNAIKEVFGDYAYKLPVSSTKSMTGHLLGAAGGIESIFAIKAITDSIVPPTIHYENKDPECDLDYVPNIARAQSVQSVVSNSFGFGGHNVALVFQAFVS from the coding sequence ATGGAAAAAAAGCGAGTCGTTGTAACTGGCATGGGGGCACTTACGCCTCTCGGAAACAATGTGAAAGATACGTGGGAAGGTGTTGTGAAGGGCGAGTCAGGTATTGGCCTATCAACACGAGTCGACGCTGAACAATTTGCTGCGAAAGTCGCAGGAGAACTTAAAGACTTTGATTTGTCAGCGTATATGGATGCAAAAGAAGCACGTCGAATGGATCGTTTTACGCAATATGCTGTTGCCGCAGCAAAAATGGCTGTAGACGATGCGAATTTGACAATCGATGAATCTAACGCCGAACGTGTCGGTGTTTGGATTGGCTCAGGAATCGGCGGAATTGAAACCTTCGAGCAACAGTACGATTTGTTTAAGACGCGAGGTCCTAGACGCGTAAGTCCTTTTTTCATTCCGATGCTGATTCCGGATATGGGTGCTGGGCAAGTATCGATTATGTTAGGAGCCAAAGGCATTAATTCTTGTTCTGTGACGGCATGTGCGACTGGCGCAAATTCTATTGGGGATGCTATGAAAGTCATTGCTCGTGGTGATGCAGACGTTATGATCACTGGTGGTGCAGAAGCGCCATTAACGAATATGGCGTTCGCTGGATTTACTGCGAACAAAGCACTTTCATCCAATCCTGATCCAGAAACGGCATGCCGCCCATTTGATGCCGAGCGTGATGGCTTTGTGATGGGAGAAGGAGCAGGTATTCTTGTGCTTGAGTCACTTGAATCTGCCCAAAAACGAAACGCCCGAATTTACGCTGAAATTACGGGGTATGGGGCAACAGGGGATGCATACCACATTACCGCTCCTGCCCCTGGTGGAGAAGGCGCCGCGCGTGCGATGAGGCAAGCTTTGCAGGATGCAGGGCTTTCACCAGAAGAGGTTGATTATATTAATGCACACGGTACGAGCACAGGATTAAATGATAAATTTGAAAGCAACGCGATTAAGGAAGTATTCGGTGATTATGCGTACAAACTTCCAGTGTCCTCTACGAAATCAATGACAGGACATTTGCTCGGCGCAGCTGGTGGGATAGAATCTATATTTGCTATAAAGGCAATTACAGATTCGATTGTGCCTCCTACAATACACTACGAAAACAAAGATCCTGAATGCGATCTTGACTATGTACCAAACATTGCAAGAGCGCAATCGGTTCAATCGGTTGTTAGCAATTCGTTTGGCTTTGGCGGACATAATGTCGCCCTCGTCTTCCAAGCCTTCGTTTCTTAA
- a CDS encoding LCP family protein translates to MAETRIIRKKKKKRKKVYLGVFIFLTLFCICIAYVSNQYIQAKNKSQAQNPDWSEEIEDKSDDFKGVESPDEKINVLLLGIDTAEAESSRTDTIMVAQYDPENGTAKLASIMRDTYVNIPGHGYNKINAAYVFGGIELLRQTIQQNFGIDVGYYSIVNFNGFTDVVDSLAKNGIEIDVEKRMHYVDNAGGLYIDLQPGMQTLNGEQLLHYARFRHDSEGDFGRVRRQQQVIQAVKDELLSVNGLLKLPELIGTIEGYTKTNMNQGDIFGYVKEFLQNPVEDIQTLQIPVENSYWNERHPGIGAVLEMDEQQNRQTVQHFFSSDYVEQEEQQTTTDISSEQAAQ, encoded by the coding sequence ATGGCGGAAACAAGGATTATCCGTAAGAAGAAGAAAAAGCGCAAAAAAGTATATTTAGGGGTCTTTATCTTTCTAACTTTATTCTGTATTTGTATTGCATACGTGTCGAATCAATATATACAAGCAAAAAACAAGAGCCAAGCACAAAATCCCGACTGGTCTGAGGAAATCGAGGACAAAAGTGATGATTTTAAAGGCGTTGAGTCGCCAGATGAAAAGATTAATGTTCTTCTGCTTGGGATTGATACGGCAGAGGCGGAATCCTCTCGCACAGACACGATTATGGTCGCCCAGTATGATCCAGAGAATGGCACAGCAAAGTTGGCTTCCATAATGCGTGACACCTACGTGAATATTCCTGGGCACGGATATAATAAAATCAATGCAGCGTATGTCTTTGGAGGAATTGAATTGCTGAGACAAACGATTCAGCAAAATTTCGGCATTGATGTCGGCTATTACAGCATTGTCAATTTCAATGGATTTACTGACGTCGTCGACTCCTTGGCAAAGAACGGCATTGAAATTGATGTCGAAAAACGAATGCACTATGTCGACAACGCTGGAGGACTCTATATCGATCTGCAGCCTGGGATGCAAACGTTAAATGGAGAGCAGCTTCTCCATTATGCACGCTTCCGTCATGACTCAGAAGGCGACTTCGGGCGTGTCAGACGTCAGCAGCAAGTGATTCAAGCCGTAAAGGATGAACTACTTTCGGTAAATGGATTGTTGAAACTCCCAGAACTCATTGGGACAATTGAAGGGTACACGAAAACCAATATGAATCAAGGGGACATCTTCGGCTACGTCAAAGAATTCTTACAAAATCCTGTTGAAGATATCCAAACATTACAGATCCCAGTTGAAAACTCTTATTGGAATGAACGCCATCCCGGAATCGGCGCTGTTCTTGAAATGGATGAGCAACAGAACCGACAAACCGTGCAACATTTCTTTAGCTCGGACTATGTGGAACAAGAAGAGCAACAAACGACAACTGACATAAGCAGTGAGCAAGCTGCGCAATAA